Proteins from a single region of Psilocybe cubensis strain MGC-MH-2018 chromosome 3, whole genome shotgun sequence:
- a CDS encoding putative GPI-anchored cupredoxin (putative GPI-anchored cupredoxin ARB_05732-1): MFSLAGTLFVLPALVVGQVYGPPPGPAPGTTTAAAAVSVPSAPPSTANQINIDVAFNGNFVYNPANVSASPGSTVTFFFPGGFNRTTAHSVTQSSFENPCTYLTATGSDPAGFDSGLVLASTFTLNITDDQPIYFHCKQVTHCGLGMVGTINAPSTGNTFDAFMSAAMSLGANAPTDDPSAVATGGVHGVATAAPSSDTGGSSGGTASSATTLVASSFAALSVAIVMLFA; encoded by the exons ATGTTTTCATTAGCTGGAACCCTCTTTGTTCTCCCTGCGCTCGTCGTTGGGCAAGTTTACGGACCCCCACCTGGCCCTGCACCCGGGACAACaaccgccgccgctgccgtcAGTGTGCCATCTGCACCACCGAGCACGGCAAATCAAATAAAC ATTGATGTAGCGTTCAATGGAAACTTCGTGTACAATCCCGCCAATGTCAGTGCTAGCCCTGGTAGTACTGTTACATTCTTTTTCCCAGGCGG CTTCAACAGGACAACTGCGCACTCAGTTACTCAGTCGTCATTCGAGAACCCTTGCACGTATCTTACGGCGACCGGTAGCGATCCCGCGGGCTTCGACTCCGGTTTGGTATTGGCATCTACTTTTACATTAAATATTACGGACGATCAAC CTATATATTTCCACTGTAAACAGGTCACACATTGTGGCCTTGGTATGGTTGGTACTATCAACGCACCAAGCACCGGTAACACCTTCGATGCTTTCATGTCAGCGGCTATGAGTCTAGGAGCAAACGCGCCAACT GATGACCCATCCGCAGTTGCTACTGGAGGTGTCCACGGTGTCGCCACTGCCGCACCATCCAGTGACACTGGAGGATCTTCCGGCGGCACTGCCAGCAGCGCTACCACACTTGTGGCTAGCAGCTTTGCCGCATTATCGGTGGCAATTGTAATGCTCTTTGCGTAG
- a CDS encoding Vacuolar-sorting protein SNF8 yields MRRGVGLAAFDHQEQAERSYAELSSELSRTQVEHLHSQLDQFRTALAHFASTHRESIRSDPSFRYAFQQMCSSIGVDPLAGPRKGGWWAELLGLGDWQYELGVQIVDVCVSTREQNGGLIEMSELVRLVSKLRGVSGGGITEDDVVRSIKTLQPLGAGYQVVEIAGIKMVRSVVKALDEDQTTILAIARETGGRVVESDLIQRKGWTRNRARAALENMLLRDGLCWLDAQDNQAGRAYWVPSAMHWEI; encoded by the coding sequence ATGCGCAGAGGCGTAGGGTTAGCTGCATTCGACCACCAAGAACAGGCCGAGCGTTCTTATGCTGAACTATCATCCGAATTATCCCGAACTCAAGTCGAACACCTTCACTCCCAACTCGACCAATTCCGAACAGCCCTCGCTCACTTTGCATCCACGCATCGCGAGTCCATTAGGAGCGATCCATCCTTCCGATATGCCTTTCAGCAGATGTGCTCCTCTATCGGTGTCGACCCGCTTGCTGGTCCGCGGAAAGGTGGCTGGTGGGCGGAGCTTCTTGGGCTCGGCGATTGGCAGTATGAACTCGGTGTTCAGATTGTGGACGTCTGCGTGAGCACAAGGGAACAAAATGGGGGCCTAATAGAAATGTCGGAGCTCGTCCGGCTTGTCAGCAAGCTGCGTGGTGTGAGTGGAGGAGGTATCACGGAGGACGATGTCGTGCGCAGTATCAAGACGCTGCAACCTCTGGGGGCTGGCTACCAGGTGGTTGAGATCGCAGGCATAAAGATGGTGCGGAGTGTCGTGAAAGCTCTTGACGAGGACCAGACAACCATCCTTGCAATTGCGCGTGAAACAGGAGGTCGTGTCGTCGAAAGCGATCTCATTCAGCGCAAAGGGTGGACGAGAAATCGTGCTCGAGCTGCCTTAGAGAACATGTTGCTAAGGGATGGTCTGTGCTGGTTGGATGCTCAAGATAACCAGGCCGGTCGGGCATACTGGGTCCCTTCCGCCATGCACTGGGAAATATGA
- a CDS encoding DNA polymerase delta small subunit, with protein MSLYASILQKLKEVVEARALRRWGSLAGNPVLVPRALEIEKGKLCYVIGTVYMDMPLKPNVMIDIARDQSIPPPPLPEKFFSPNDNVMLEDESGRIKLVGDCVKNAMLVTGVIIGALGMETPGGVFEVIDICYAEMAPQTQQDDEETRMDIDDSTDTSLSDEWIGVVSGLEIGSPSPADAQIQMLVEYLTGEGGCLDDQVSASQISRLIIAGDSLQSLGPIPGERETILSAAERKAQRHGYDSASFSPRPIIELSSTLHDLATSIPINILPGESDPSGTLMPQQPFPRALFGDASRYPTMTCETNPTYLTIASCSESGPTNSKSPRPPVKRKVLINSGQPLNDMFKYLSSPPNTRLSVLASTLRWRHMAPTAPDTLWCHPYFNEDPFLITETPDIYIVGGQKRFGTKLVTDQQTGSKGKSPARCRVILIPSFAQTGILVLVNLRTLAVKCVNFSMYGMSAGGKPEIKEEPSDAPSPITAEPQPSAPTSSMDYEFD; from the exons ATGTCACTGTATGCTTCAAT ACTGCAGAAATTGAAAGAGGTTGTTGAGGCACGGGCACTGCGTAGATGGGGTAGTCTTGCTG GCAATCCTGTGCTGGTACCCCGCGCACTTGAGATTGAAAAAGGCAAACTGTGCTATGTTATAGGCACCGTTTACATGGATATGCCACTAAAACCGAACGTTATGATTGACATTGCTAGAGAT CAATCCATTCCCCCACCTCCTCTACCAGAAAAATTCTTTTCTCCGAATGATAACGTCATGCTTGAAGACGAATCAGGCAGAATAAAACTCGTCGGAGACTGCGTTAAAAACGCTATGCTCGTAACCGGTGTTATTATCGGTGCTTTGGGAATGGAAACACCTGGTGGGGTGTTCGAAGTGATTGATATCTGCTATGCAGAAATGGCACCGCAAACGCAacaggacgacgaagagacTAGGATGGATATTGATG ATTCCACAGACACGTCTCTGTCTGATGAATGGATTGGCGTTGTTTCCGGTCTTGAGATTGGGTCTCCGTCCCCCGCTGACGCCCAAATACAGATGCTTGTCGAATACTTAACCGGGGAAGGCGGTTGCTTGGATGACCAAGTATCAGCTTCACAAATATCACGACTTATAATAGCTGGAGACTCTCTGCAATCTCTAGGGCCTATTCccggagaaagagaaaccatCTTGTCGGCAGCTGAAAGAAAAGCT CAACGACATGGGTATGATTCGGCGTCTTTCTCACCGCGGCCTATCATTGAATTGTCTTCTACACTACACGATCTTGCAACTTCCATCCCGATAAACATTCTTCCGGGCGAATCAGATCCATCTGGAACCCTCATGCCGCAACAACCCTTTCCTCGAGCCTTGTTTGGTGACGCATCACGATACCCCACCATGACCTGTGAAACGAATCCTACATACCTAACCATCGCGTCTTGTTCAGAGTCCGGCCCGACAAATTCCAAATCACCTCGGCCTCCCGTTAAGCGCAAAGTCTTAATCAATTCCGGGCAGCCTCTTAATGATATGTTCAAGTATCTATCTTCTCCTCCGAATACACGCTTGTCTGTTCTTGCGTCCACACTCAGGTGGCGGCATATGGCGCCAACTGCGCCTGACACCTTGTGGTGTCATCCTTACTTTAACGAAGACCCATTCTTGATCACAGAAACCCCAGATATATACATCGTGGGTGGGCAAAAAAGGTTTGGGACAAAGCTCGTTACAGATCAACAAACGGGTAGCAAGGGAAAATCTCCTGCTAGATGTCGAGTGATTTTGATTCCCAGTTTTGCGCAAACGGGTATCCTGGTTCTAGTGAACCTCCGAACGTTGGCCGTCAAGTGCGTCAATTTTTCGATGTATGGTATGAGTGCCGGTGGAAAACCGGAAATAAAGG AAGAACCTTCGGACGCACCAAGTCCCATCACGGCGGAACCTCAACCTTCGGCGCCAACTTCATCTATGGATTACGAGTTCGACTGA
- a CDS encoding Cytochrome P450 monooxygenase COX2 produces MFEGLLAPIGHHTSYWMLGGIIVCGIIDKAIRARRRNPRLLPRPPGPKGLPILGSALEMPREQPWLVYDQWFKVYGDMVYFEVLGQPFLVLGSLRRTTDLFDRRSSIYSDRPRMPMLIELMFAATIMRVVYGIRIKDSTDPSVAAAEKALEILNTAGTPGAFLVDVLPILKYVPSWLPGAGFKKKAAKWKKYNTLIVERPFQRVEELLREGEALPSMASALLERLPERNDPSYVEERKLGQNATCLAYLGGADTTLSAVHSFFLAMILYPEVQRKAQAELDLIVGQHRLPDFSDYDFLPYINALAKETMRWHLVTPLAIPHRCTEDNEYDGFFIPKGTIVMGNAWTILHDPVAYPSPSEFRPERFLKDGKLDPTVRSPDCAAFGFGRRICPGRHMSNNSLYCVISSFLAVYNISAPLDSLGNPVDVQPEFNDGLVSFPLPFKCTIKPRSPQAEALIRSGIEMD; encoded by the exons ATGTTTGAAGGTCTACTTGCGCCGATAGGTCACCATACGAGCTACTGGATGTTGGGAGGGATCATTGTTTGTGGGATCATTGACAAAGCAATAAGAGCCAGGAGGAGAAATCCTCGACTTTTGCCTCGTCCTCCTGGTCCCAAAGGTCTTCCGATCTTAGGAAGTGCATTGGAAATGCCTCGCGAACAACCGTGGCTTGTATACGATCAGTGGTTCAAGGTTTACG GAGATATGGTGTATTTCGAAGTTCTCGGGCAACCGTTCCTTGTTCTCGGGTCTCTCAGAAGGACCACCGATCTTTTCGACAGGCGATCTTCAATCTATTCGGATAGACCACGAATGCCAATGCTGATTGAACT TATGTTCGCCGCTACTATCATGAGAGTGGTTTACGGCATTAGAATCAAAGATTCAACAGATCCATCCGTAGCAGCTGCCGAAAAAGCACTAGAAATTTTAAACACTGCAGGAACCCCTGGGGCATTCCTCGTGGATGTGCTTCCAATCCTCAAATATGTCCCTTCTTGGCTTCCTGGTGCTGGATTCAAAAAGAAAGCGGCTAAATGGAAGAAGTACAATACCCTAATCGTCGAAAGACCATTCCAGCGCGTTGAAGAATTGCTG AGGGAGGGCGAAGCACTACCCTCCATGGCATCTGCACTCTTAGAACGATTACCCGAGCGGAACGATCCGTCTTATGTTGAAGAGAGGAAACTCGGTCAGAATGCCACCTGTCTTGCATATCTTGGAGGTGCAGATACG ACACTTTCTGCAGTTCACTCATTCTTCTTAGCAATGATACTGTATCCCGAGGTACAAAGGAAGGCCCAGGCAGAGCTGGATTTAATCGTCGGCCAGCACCGTTTGCCAGATTTTAGCGATTATGATTTTCTACCGTACATCAATGCTCTGGCAAAAGAAACGATGCGCTGGCACTTGGTAACGCCCCTTG CTATTCCACACAGATGCACAGAAGACAATGAATACGACGGATTCTTTATTCCCAAAGGAACGATCGTAATGGGAAATGCCTG GACAATTCTCCACGATCCAGTGGCCTATCCAAGTCCCTCGGAGTTCCGGCCAGAAAGATTCTTGAAGGATGGTAAATTAGATCCAACTGTAAGAAGTCCAGATTGCGCTGCCTTTGGATTCGGCCGTCG TATTTGTCCTGGAAGGCACATGAGTAATAACTCGCTATACTGTGTCATCTCTTCCTTCCTAGCCGTGTATAACATTAGCGCACCGTTGGATTCCCTTGGGAACCCAGTAGATGTGCAACCAGAATTCAACGATGGCCTGGTCTC TTTCCCTCTACCATTCAAATGCACAATCAAGCCTAGAAGTCCTCAGGCCGAGGCGTTGATTCGCAGTGGGATTGAAATGGATTGA
- a CDS encoding Glutamate decarboxylase has product MALSKHVNTDKLIRDSRDKKSPKEKAHHTATAHQEATYSYGDRYVTNPVPKYNIASKGISADAAYRLIHDELALDGSTVLNLASFVHTWMPPQGEQLVHENIAKNLIDSDEYPATQIIHTRCVSILADLWHAPSAKQAVGTATTGSSEAIQLGGLAMKKMWQARMKAAGKNIHEPGPNIVMGANAQVALEKFARYFDVECRLVPVSVESKYRLDPKKAMDFVDENTIGIFIILGSTYTGHYEPVKEMSDLLDEYEKRTGIYVPIHVDGASGGFVAPFVHPKMVWDFKLPRVVSINTSGHKFGLSYVGVGWVVWRDKAHLPKDLIFELHYLGSVEYSFSLNFSRPAAPILAQYFNLVHLGFEGYRSVGLADMKNARELSRALEKTGYYTVLSDIHRAVGAKDPHGIDDADIEAYEPGLPVVAFRFSDNFKEKHPEIQQKWIQTLLRAKGWIVPNYELPPSLEQIEILRVVVRENVTEVLIDKLIDDIVEITEQLADSSSSMHSLNTLGHIQKPKKHEHPESNLKEGEGSDYSGTYARPC; this is encoded by the exons ATGGCGCTCTCCAAA CACGTTAACACCGACAAGCTTATCCGAGATTCTAGG GACAAGAAAAGTCCAAAGGAAAAGGCTCATCATACAGCTACAGCTCACCAAGAAGCTACCTATTCATATGGTGACAGATATGTTACCAACCCAGTTCCCAAGTACAACATTGCGTCCAAG GGTATCAGTGCAGACGCAGCCTACAGGCTCATACATGACGAGCTTGCCCTAG ATGGATCCACAGTTCTGAATTTAGCATCATTCGTTCACACCTGGATGCCTCCTCAGGGCGAGCAACTTGTCCATGAGAACATTGCCAAAAATTTGATAG ATAGCGACGAATATCCAGCTACCC AGATTATTCACACTCGAT GTGTGTCGATTTTGGCCGACTTATGGCACGCTCCTTCGGCGAAGCAAGCTGTTGGGACAGCCACAACCGGTTCATCTGAGGCTATTCAACTCGGCGGACTTGCTATGAAGAAGATGTGGCAAGCCAGGATGAAGGCGGCTGGGAAGAACATCCACGAACCAGG TCCCAACATTGTGATGGGTGCTAATGCCCAAGTCGCTCTCGAAAAGTTTGCTCGTTATTTCGACGTCGAGTGCAGGCTGGTTCCCGTTTCTGTCGAAAGTAAATATCGACTCGACCCTAAGAAAGCTATGGATTTTGTGGATGAAAATACAATTGGTATTTTCATAATTTTAGGGA GTACATACACTGGCCATTACGAGCCAGTGAAGGAAATGTCTGATCTTTTGGACGAATACGAAAAGAGGACAGGGATCTATGTACCCATACACG TTGATGGTGCTTCTGGAGGCTTTGTTGCACCTTTTGTTCAT CCCAAGATGGTCTGGGACTTCAAGCTTCCGCGCGTAGTATCGATCAACACTTC AGGCCACAAGTTCGGCCTCAGCTATGTCGGCGTCGGCTGGGTCGTCTGGCGGGACAAGGCTCACCTTCCTAAAGACCTTATATTTGAGCTTCACTATCTCGGTTCAGTGGAGTATTCATTTTCGCTAAATTTCTCGCGACCAGCTGCCCCGATCCTTGCTCAATATTTCAACCTCGTCCATCTTGGGTTCGAAGGATACCGATCTGTAGGACTTGCTGATATGAAGAATGCTAGAGAATTAAGCCGCGCTCTGGAGAAGACCGGATATTACACTGTCCTCAGTGACATACATCGAGCTGTTGGTGCAAAGGACCCTCATGGAATTGACGACGCTGACATCGAG GCATACGAACCAGGCTTGCCAGTGGTTGCTTTTAGATTCTCTGACAATTTCAAAGAAAAGCATCCCGAAATTCAGCAGAAATGGATTCAGACCCTTCTGAGAGCCAAGGGCTG GATTGTTCCAAACTATGAGTTACCTCCTTCGCTTGAGCAAATCGAAATTCTTCGTGTGGTCGTTCGAGAAAACGTTACCGAAGTT TTAATTGACAAACTTATTGATGACATT GTTGAAATCACAGAGCAACTGGCAGACTCCTCGTCATCGATGCACAGTTTGAATACCCTTGGTCACATTCAAAAGCCAAAGAAGCATGAACATCCCGAGAGCAACCtaaaagaaggagagggtAGCGATTACAGTGGAACCTATGCTCGTCCTTGCTAA
- a CDS encoding Serine dehydratase-like — translation MTVNHLWKETPLIYSSHLSEITGAAVYLKLENLHPSHSFKYRGISHFIQKAKKDLGPDVHVVIASGGNAGLAAACAAKSLGLKCSVFIPEGVTATTLALLKREGAEVIVGGRQYSEALKRAEELVAKEPHAVMVPAYNDPTVWEGHSSMIHEIRNQLGQEPDAIFCSVGGAGLLGGIIVGCQAVGWDHVPLIALETIGSDCFYWSMSLNGGRFNSEKKVLPPGVNLVYNDENKVHLAHFTGFSSKASGSLGASEPAPKIVSMSLERKGGVKTVSVPDELSMQTLADFAHDHKFLVELACSTTLVPAYHKQLFEKLVPVEKCTKTSGRVVVFIVCGGFKIDLETAAEYERLSQDVPKDPRMRWNVKYDDGELFSF, via the exons ATGACCGTCAATCACTTGTGGAAAGAAACACCCCTCATATATTCAAGTCATCTTTCAGAGATCACTGGTGCCGCTGTGTACCTCAAACTTGAG AATTTGCATCCCAGTCATTCGTTCAAATACAGAGGGATTTCTCATTTCAtccagaaagcaaaaaaggaTCTAGGTCCTGATGTCCATGTTGTGATCGCATCGGGAGGCAATGCAGGATTAGCTGCAGCATGTGCCGCGAAATCGCTTGGGCTCAAGTGCAGCGTTTTCATCCCAGAAGGCGTAACTGCAACTactttggctttgctgaAACGCGAGGGAGCAGAGGTCATTGTTGGTGGTCGACAATACTCGGAAGCTCTGAAAAGAGCAGAAGAACTTGTTGCCAAAGAACCCCATGC TGTTATGGTGCCGGCATACAACGACCCCACAGTATGGGAGGGACATAGCTCCATGATTCACGAGATCAGAAACCAGCTTGGACAAGAACCCGATGCTATCTTTTGCAGTGTAGGAGGAGCAGGACTTCTTGGAGGAATTATAGTAGGGTGTCAAGCTGTTGGCTGGGATCATG TGCCTCTTATCGCGTTGGAAACAATCGGTTCTGATTGCTTCTATTGGTCAATGTCACTTAACGGTGGAAGGTTCAACAGCGAGAAGAAAGTATTACCTCCAGGAGTAAACCTGGTTTATAACGATGAAAATAAGGTACATTTGGCACATTTCACGGGCTTTTCGTCCAAAGCATCGGGATCGTTGGGGGCATCTGAGCCAGCACCGAAAATCGTCAGCATGTCGCTCGAGCGGAAAGGTGGCGTGAAAACGGTGAGCGTACCGGACGAGTTGAGTATGCAAACACTCGCAGATTTCGCTC ATGACCATAAGTTCTTGGTAGAACTCGCATGTTCCACTACCCTTGTACCAGCGTACCACAAGCAGCTATTCGAAAAGCTAGTGCCTGTCGAAAAATGTACAAAGACAAGTGGCCGAGTGGTTGTATTCATTGTTTGCGGGGGCTTCAAGATTGATCTAGAGACTGCGGCAGAGTACGAGAGGTTGTCGCAGGATGTGCCTAAAGATCCTAGAATGCGGTGGAATGTCAAGTATGATGACGGAGAGCTGTTTAGCTTTTGA